Proteins encoded by one window of Planktothrix tepida PCC 9214:
- a CDS encoding DNA cytosine methyltransferase: MSLKLTQFRVIDLFCGCGGLSLGLQNAGFNIVAGFDNWKLALDIYQKNFKHPSFLMDLGNLQGDFSNFKMFKADIIVGGPPCQDFSSAGKRDESLGRGDLTLVFAEIVATIQPQFFIMENVARFIKTQKYKQAKTLLRSANYGLSEIILDASLCGVPQIRKRFFWIGEFQGKDDQFKQSLEANLSSKSLTIRDYFNQISKPLDIEHYYRHPRSYQRRGIFSIDEPSPTIRSVNRPIPKTYQPHPGDSALISPEVRPLTTLERSYIQTFPETFIFTGSKTHLEQIIANAVPVKLAEYVGRCLIHDCVSTEGIKCVNY, encoded by the coding sequence ATGAGTCTAAAATTAACTCAATTCAGAGTCATTGATTTATTCTGTGGATGTGGGGGATTATCCCTGGGATTACAAAACGCTGGCTTTAATATTGTTGCCGGATTTGATAACTGGAAATTGGCTCTTGATATCTATCAAAAAAATTTTAAACATCCCAGTTTTTTAATGGATTTAGGCAACTTACAGGGCGATTTCTCAAATTTTAAAATGTTTAAGGCCGATATTATTGTTGGGGGCCCTCCCTGTCAAGACTTTTCCAGCGCCGGAAAACGAGATGAAAGTTTAGGGCGAGGAGATTTAACCTTAGTTTTTGCTGAAATTGTAGCTACCATTCAGCCTCAGTTTTTTATCATGGAAAATGTGGCTCGATTTATTAAAACTCAGAAATATAAACAAGCAAAAACTCTTTTAAGATCGGCTAATTATGGGTTAAGTGAAATCATCTTAGATGCAAGTTTATGCGGAGTTCCTCAAATTAGGAAACGTTTTTTTTGGATAGGAGAATTTCAAGGAAAAGATGACCAATTCAAACAAAGTTTAGAAGCCAATTTATCTTCAAAATCATTAACAATCCGAGACTATTTTAACCAAATTAGTAAACCCTTAGATATTGAGCATTATTATCGACACCCCAGAAGTTATCAACGACGTGGAATTTTTAGCATTGATGAACCTAGTCCTACTATTAGAAGTGTGAATAGACCTATTCCTAAAACCTATCAACCTCACCCCGGAGACTCCGCTTTAATTTCCCCGGAAGTTCGTCCCTTAACTACCCTCGAAAGAAGTTATATACAAACTTTTCCAGAGACTTTTATTTTCACCGGAAGTAAAACCCACCTCGAACAAATCATCGCCAATGCTGTCCCTGTAAAATTAGCCGAATATGTCGGTCGCTGCTTAATTCACGATTGTGTTTCTACTGAAGGTATAAAATGTGTCAATTATTAA
- a CDS encoding mechanosensitive ion channel family protein, with the protein MLKTLRLQKRHFSQLIVALGISLFALISTWGIPVTFAQDALPSAINPVTSVIQVGNLISAPVIVDGYELFRVAMKIPIEADKKQNNPSIIQRAKLIENEIHGILDNRLYGGNFAKGFNPDTLTITVKTDNQGNSQILVSDQDQLQERVIFTVTPQDAEYNGYSVQVWSDKLATIIKKALMRGYEHRQPAYLYQASLWSLGLILVSSLLSFAVYLLQKNLSKKTQNLNDKKQELTLEQNQITNNLTDSDDSASISEITTKLQQWHTRYNTNQFKKLVLKLIQLLIWAFTIWKIARLFPQTRFFAHWMSRDPLSILIIVILVGIAIRISTLLIDYLLKSFQDEHRNFNLSSTASQRQELRFSTYSVVLKGVSKAIWISIGFIVALDSLEIPVAPVVAGLGIIGLALSFGSQNLIRDVLNGIFTLLEDQYAVGDYITVGETSGYVEYMNLRITQIRGKEGRLTTLPNGSISIVHNQTKDWSRIDFKTTITYQTDIDFALDIMKKVIEEMANEPDWQNSILTPVLLTGVSDLADAGVELEMRIKTRPGTQWTIAREFRRRLKLAFEQQGIEFGRHEQAVFLPEVAQWLNQQSVNNGYTDE; encoded by the coding sequence ATGTTAAAAACACTAAGACTTCAGAAGCGTCACTTTTCTCAACTGATTGTAGCACTTGGAATTTCTCTGTTCGCTTTAATATCGACTTGGGGCATTCCAGTAACCTTCGCTCAAGATGCTTTACCGAGTGCCATTAACCCTGTAACCTCTGTCATTCAGGTCGGAAATCTAATTTCAGCACCTGTTATTGTTGACGGTTACGAGTTATTTCGAGTGGCTATGAAAATTCCCATAGAGGCGGATAAAAAACAAAACAATCCCTCTATTATCCAAAGAGCCAAGCTCATTGAAAATGAAATTCATGGAATTTTAGATAATCGATTGTATGGAGGCAATTTTGCTAAAGGCTTTAATCCTGATACTCTCACCATAACTGTTAAAACAGATAATCAAGGGAATAGCCAGATTTTAGTATCTGATCAGGATCAACTTCAAGAAAGAGTCATTTTCACGGTGACTCCTCAAGATGCAGAATATAATGGTTATTCTGTTCAAGTTTGGTCTGATAAACTAGCAACAATCATTAAAAAAGCTTTAATGCGAGGTTATGAACACCGCCAGCCCGCTTATTTATATCAAGCGAGTTTATGGTCATTGGGTTTAATTTTAGTTTCATCCTTATTGAGTTTTGCGGTTTATTTGCTCCAGAAAAACTTATCCAAAAAGACACAAAATCTAAATGATAAAAAGCAGGAATTAACTTTAGAACAAAATCAGATCACGAATAATCTGACTGATTCTGATGATTCAGCATCAATTTCTGAAATCACTACTAAGCTACAACAGTGGCACACAAGATACAATACCAATCAATTTAAGAAATTGGTTTTAAAACTCATTCAACTTTTAATTTGGGCATTTACTATTTGGAAAATTGCTAGATTATTCCCTCAAACTCGATTTTTTGCCCATTGGATGAGTCGAGATCCTTTGTCTATTTTAATTATTGTAATTCTTGTGGGGATAGCGATCCGAATCAGTACCCTTTTGATTGACTATCTCTTAAAGTCCTTCCAAGATGAACATAGAAACTTTAATCTGAGTTCCACTGCCTCTCAGCGTCAAGAACTCCGTTTTTCTACTTATAGTGTTGTTTTAAAAGGCGTTAGTAAAGCCATCTGGATTTCCATAGGTTTTATTGTTGCTTTAGACTCCCTTGAAATCCCAGTTGCTCCTGTCGTTGCTGGTTTAGGAATTATAGGTTTAGCCTTATCCTTTGGGTCTCAAAATTTGATTCGAGATGTCTTAAATGGAATTTTCACTCTCTTGGAAGATCAGTATGCCGTCGGAGATTATATTACGGTTGGTGAAACATCCGGCTATGTAGAATATATGAACTTACGCATTACTCAAATTCGCGGGAAAGAAGGACGTTTAACCACTCTTCCTAACGGAAGTATTAGTATTGTTCACAATCAAACTAAAGACTGGTCAAGAATTGATTTTAAAACAACAATTACATACCAAACCGACATTGATTTTGCCTTGGATATCATGAAAAAAGTGATTGAAGAAATGGCAAACGAACCCGACTGGCAAAATTCAATTCTGACTCCGGTTCTTTTGACAGGGGTAAGTGATTTAGCAGATGCAGGTGTTGAACTGGAAATGCGAATTAAAACCCGTCCGGGAACGCAATGGACAATTGCTCGTGAATTTCGTCGTCGCTTAAAATTGGCTTTTGAGCAACAAGGAATTGAATTTGGACGGCATGAACAAGCTGTATTCTTACCCGAAGTTGCTCAGTGGTTAAATCAACAATCTGTTAATAACGGGTACACTGATGAATAA